In the genome of Candidatus Krumholzibacteriia bacterium, the window TCGTGCAGGGCACGCTCTACTCCGACCGGATCGAGGGCAACGGGACCGTTCGCGAGCACGGCTACACCGATCTGCCCCGCGCGATCCGGGGGTTGCCCGAGCGACTCGGGATCGAGGTCCTCGAGCCGCTGTCCGAACTCTTTCGCGAGGACGTGCGGGCGGTCGGCCGCGAACTGGGGATTCCCACCGACCTGCTGAACCGACACCCCTTCCCGCGCTCGGGCCTGGCGATCCGGGTGCTCGGTGCGGTCGATCCGGACTCACTGGAGCGGGCGCGGGCCGCCGATCACGTGTTCGTCGAGGAGCTGCGCAACGCCGATCTGTACGATCGGATCTACCAGGCCGGGTGCATCCTGCTCCCGCTCGACGTGGCCGGCCTGGTCGGCGAGGCCCGGA includes:
- a CDS encoding GMP synthase (glutamine-hydrolyzing), coding for AGVEEAERKRRVIEETFVDVLGTAATEHGPFDFLVQGTLYSDRIEGNGTVREHGYTDLPRAIRGLPERLGIEVLEPLSELFREDVRAVGRELGIPTDLLNRHPFPRSGLAIRVLGAVDPDSLERARAADHVFVEELRNADLYDRIYQAGCILLPLDVAGLVGEARTYARPVVLRAVTSADSTSADWARIPDDVLARISDRILREVDGINRVVYDISRKPPATIEWE